The genomic segment NNNNNNNNNNNNNNNNNNNNNNNNNNNNNNNNNNNNNNNNNNNNNNNNNNNNNNNNNNNNNNNNNNNNNNNNNNNNNNNNNNNNNNNNNNNNNNNNNNNNNNNNNNNNNNNNNNNNNNNNNNNNNNNNNNNNNNNNNNNNNNNNNNNNNNNNNNNNNNNNNNNNNNNNNNNNNNNNNNNNNNNNNNNNNNNNNNNNNNNNNNNNNNNNNNNNNNNNNNNNNNNNNNNNNNNNNNNNNNNNNNNNNNNNNNNNNNNNNNNNNNNNNNNNNNNNNNNNNNNNNNNNNNNNNNNNNNNNNNNNNNNNNNNNNNNNNNNNNNNNNNNNNNNNNNNNNNNNNNNNNNNNNNNNNNNNNNNNNNNNNNNNNNNNNNNNNNNNNNNNNNNNNNNNNNNNNNNNNNNNNNNNNNNNNNNNNNNNNNNNNNNNNNNNNNNNNNNNNNNNNNNNNNNNNNNNNNNNNNNNNNNNNNNNNNNNNNNNNNNNNNNNNNNNNNNNNNNNNNNNNNNNNNNNNNNNNNNNNNNNNNNNNNNNNNNNNNNNNNNNNNNNNNNNNNNNNNNNNNNNNNNNNNNNNNNNNNNNNNNNNNNNNNNNNNNNNNNNNNNNNNNNNNNNNNNNNNNNNNNNNNNNNNNNNNNNNNNNNNNNNNNNNNNNNNNNNNNNNNNNNNNNNNNNNNNNNNNNNNNNNNNNNNNNNNNNNNNNNNNNNNNNNNNNNNNNNNNNNNNNNNNNNNNNNNNNNNNNNNNNNNNNNNNNNNNNNNNNNNNNNNNNNNNNNNNNNNNNNNNNNNNNNNNNNNNNNNNNNNNNNNNNNNNNNNNNNNNNNNNNNNNNNNNNNNNNNNNNNNNNNNNNNNNNNNNNNNNNNNNNNNNNNNNNNNNNNNNNNNNNNNNNNNNNNNNNNNNNNNNNNNNNNNNNNNNNNNNNNNNNNNNNNNNNNNNNNNNNNNNNNNNNNNNNNNNNNNNNNNNNNNNNNNNNNNNNNNNNNNNNNNNNNNNNNNNNNNNNNNNNNNNNNNNNNNNNNNNNNNNNNNNNNNNNNNNNNNNNNNNNNNNNNNNNNNNNNNNNNNNNNNNNNNNNNNNNNNNNNNNNNNNNNNNNNNNNNNNNNNNNNNNNNNNNNNNNNNNNNNNNNNNNNNNNNNNNNNNNNNNNNNNNNNNNNNNNNNNNNNNNNNNNNNNNNNNNNNNNNNNNNNNNNNNNNNNNNNNNNNNNNNNNNNNNNNNNNNNNNNNNNNNNNNNNNNNNNNNNNNNNNNNNNNNNNNNNNNNNNNNNNNNNNNNNNNNNNNNNNNNNNNNNNNNNNNNNNNNNNNNNNNNNNNNNNNNNNNNNNNNNNNNNNNNNNNNNNNNNNNNNNNNNNNNNNNNNNNNNNNNNNNNNNNNNNNNNNNNNNNNNNNNNNNNNNNNNNNNNNNNNNNNNNNNNNNNNNNNNNNNNNNNNNNNNNNNNNNNNNNNNNNNNNNNNNNNNNNNNNNNNNNNNNNNNNNNNNNNNNNNNNNNNNNNNNNNNNNNNNNNNNNNNNNNNNNNNNNNNNNNNNNNNNNNNNNNNNNNNNNNNNNNNNNNNNNNNNNNNNNNNNNNNNNNNNNNNNNNNNNNNNNNNNNNNNNNNNNNNNNNNNNNNNNNNNNNNNNNNNNNNNNNNNNNNNNNNNNNNNNNNNNNNNNNNNNNNNNNNNNNNNNNNNNNNNNNNNNNNNNNNNNNNNNNNNNNNNNNNNNNNNNNNNNNNNNNNNNNNNNNNNNNNNNNNNNNNNNNNNNNNNNNNNNNNNNNNNNNNNNNNNNNNNNNNNNNNNNNNNNNNNNNNNNNNNNNNNNNNNNNNNNNNNNNNNNNNNNNNNNNNNNNNNNNNNNNNNNNNNNNNNNNNNNNNNNNNNNNNNNNNNNNNNNNNNNNNNNNNNNNNNNNNNNNNNNNNNNNNNNNNNNNNNNNNNNNNNNNNNNNNNNNNNNNNNNNNNNNNNNNNNNNNNNNNNNNNNNNNNNNNNNNNNNNNNNNNNNNNNNNNNNNNNNNNNNNNNNNNNNNNNNNNNNNNNNNNNNNNNNNNNNNNNNNNNNNNNNNNNNNNNNNNNNNNNNNNNNNNNNNNNNNNNNNNNNNNNNNNNNNNNNNNNNNNNNNNNNNNNNNNNNNNNNNNNNNNNNNNNNNNNNNNNNNNNNNNNNNNNNNNNNNNNNNNNNNNNNNNNNNNNNNNNNNNNNNNNNNNNNNNNNNNNNNNNNNNNNNNNNNNNNNNNNNNNNNNNNNNNNNNNNNNNNNNNNNNNNNNNNNNNNNNNNNNNNNNNNNNNNNNNNNNNNNNNNNNNNNNNNNNNNNNNNNNNNNNNNNNNNNNNNNNNNNNNNNNNNNNNNNNNNNNNNNNNNNNNNNNNNNNNNNNNNNNNNNNNNNNNNNNNNNNNNNNNNNNNNNNNNNNNNNNNNNNNNNNNNNNNNNNNNNNNNNNNNNNNNNNNNNNNNNNNNNNNNNNNNNNNNNNNNNNNNNNNNNNNNNNNNNNNNNNNNNNNNNNNNNNNNNNNNNNNNNNNNNNNNNNNNNNNNNNNNNNNNNNNNNNNNNNNNNNNNNNNNNNNNNNNNNNNNNNNNNNNNNNNNNNNNNNNNNNNNNNNNNNNNNNNNNNNNNNNNNNNNNNNNNNNNNNNNNNNNNNNNNNNagagacttacgttcctagcctaagagattagttgtctaggatgtttgttgacgtgaatgaacttgtttgtcatgcctgctcgaccacgtttctctagcgagagctaggtatggaagtggttgagtctgagtagcttttaccaagagattggattagctaaattgtgatgttcattgtttagggatagattgcttgtggcatgttaaacactctatagactaggatactccaccgacatcaattactcccatccttaggacttttatccttttgattgatattacattcctgagattgtttcgcttcttgctttttagttcatgcttagactcgtctctgtttttattaattttcatttcttgtcttgcattctcgtttctagttccaGAACACATTTTCTGTTTGCATTTttgtcattctaggattgttagaaaaaacactctttttgaattggcttgacttgtgattccttgattgcatcttgattgctagcaacatcccatttggattgacaccttaagtactacagcACAtgaggttaattgaacctgctaggataggagacacaaaaatcctagtatcacaTATATCACACTCAATCTCTTTTCCTCTGAAGAGTTCACATCAAATTGGTTTCTAAAGCTTTGTTTGCTGCATGACTTAGTCAATACAAATCCAGTTGAAACAGAGATCATGACGAAACTTTGACCACAATTGAAGacctaatatatatacttgaaaACATCTAAATCTAATCTAGAGACCCATAACatataacaaacaataaaattgtaaaaattggAGTTGATCACAAGcgaaaatcaaaaacaagaactGAGACATAACAAAGCTTGACACTGGGATATGAGAACTTTACCTCTCTCAAAACCAAAGACTGAACAGATATTGAGTGATATTGAGTGAGATACTATCAGGAGCAGATGCTGCTGGTGGTTCCCTTGACCTCACGCTCCTTTCATATCCCTTTATGATCTCTGAAATTGTATCGTCTTATATTTGTCCTCTTCGATCTCACTAGGCGTCGTCCAATGTACTGTGACTCTGTGAGTGAAGTCAGTGCAAAGACAATATAACTCATGTCTGGTCTCTGTGCGAGTTCTCTGGTGCAACAGTGAATTGCCAGTTTGGCTACCTATCAATGATGTTGGATCTCTTCGTTGAGCTCGTTGACTTTTGCATGAGCAAGCAACCCCAACTTCCTCCAATAGTTTGTAGCTCAAGACATTCTTAAAAGTTGGTTATGGATATGATAggctaaaaataaaatgtttattgtAAATAGGAATAGCAAATGTGTGCTACGACAATAAATATCTTTATTGAGTTCTGATCATAGGTAAGAGCTTTGGTGttaagttttgagttattttttgaACAgttattctttataaaaaaaactttgcaaaATATAAGTTATCATTATGTTTCAAAgcaaaaaatagataaaatataagcaaaacatatgcaaaaaaaaagctaattacaagcaaaatataagaaaaaaaaactattgtggGAAGATAAACCTGGTCATGTTCAATGAGATGAAGGTGATACTAGTGATGACACCATTCTGACAGTTGATCCCGAACAGTTCACAAGGATCATTCCCTTGCCAACTCTTCACATGTTCCTCTGGGTATCCAATCTGTCGAACAACTAAAAGGACCGTATCTACTGTGCTATCATAATCAGGAGGAAATCGAGCATTCACTGCAACTGAAAAGCAAAGAAACCTAACCATAATTCGACAACAGACCATCTTCACAAGTGCTGAAAAGATattctttgtatatataaaggGAGATGACCATTTGCTTTGCgcaaaaaccaagaagaagaagaaacccaaaaactatcttcaccaaaaaaaaagagctacAGAGACCAAATATCATCATaaatttttcaatttgttttttttgctgttaagttagttgtcttctttttttctcaatcgatttgtaaagattttttttcttcttttcctttaaagtttaaactataATTCAGAGTTTATGTTAACGTATATTTTAACAGCCAAATGTCACTTTATTATAGGACAGTAATCTCTCATACCCTtattcatcaaaacaatttctcaaaaatccCTCAATGGAAAATACAAGTAAAATTGCAAAAACATACAAGTAAGAGAAAGTACAATTGCAAAAACATATGCAGAACCAGAAGAGCCAGCGGATATACATATGCGGTCCACAGATTAATAAAGGTCTCAGAATTTTTACAAGAGTTctgaatatatatttccataagaGGGAGTTttgttttaagcaaaaaaaaaaagagtgagttttgttttaaagcGTGAAAGTAGACGCCTCTGTTAACATACATCATTCATTGTACATTGTAGATTATTTCTAGTTATTGTAATTACAAATCTTTAACCATCTGATCCAACAAACTCATTAGGTATACTTGGGAACTTTAATAATTATATCCATAtctagccctgggcattcggatTTTTCGGATTTCAGATTTTTCGGATTGGGATATATACAATCTGTTTAGAATCCGGCTATTTTTCGGACCGGatcggttcggattcggatcggtttttatttttttttttaaatatccaaACTGAAACTGATAcccttatatatatcattaggAAGGTAAAATCAATAAGTTGGAACAGCTCAGATGGTTAGAGCGTATGTTCCCTAACCTCATGGTCACATATTCCTCCTTCTGGTAATTTGGTCACATGTTCAATCCATTTATAGTTATTAGGCTTCTAACAAGGCCCAAAAATAATACCAATTCAACCCAAGTATATAGAAAAATTAACTGTATATTCGGTTTAGCGGATAACCGATcagatttcggttcggatcggtttaaaactaaaatccGATTCACAATCAATACAGAAACCGATAGGTTTTAACAGGTAATCCGAAACCGATCCAAACCGGTTAATTCGGATTGCGGTTTGTTCGGTTTCAGATTATATGCCCAGGGCTATCCATATCCACCCCGAGAATCTCCCTCCTCTTCCTATTCTTCTCTTCCTTGACATTGTTAATGGCATCATAATTTTGGCTTCCTCATTCCTTAATTTTTACTGGAAAACTAAACCCTAGTGATGATGATTGTGATCAAAGAAAAGCATAGAATctccaaaattcaaaactttaaaaaaatcaaaaagttaaaaaatcaaatcttaggAAACCACGGTGAATGTAATCAAGTAGCAATTGGACCAACAGAGGCGGATCTAGATGGAGAATGAACCACGGTGGAGCAGCCATTAATGATgccaagaaagagaagaagaggaagaggagagagattCTCACGGGATATGATTATAAACGATAAAGTTCCCCGATAATCTGAATAAAGCTGTTGGATCATATGTTTAAAGCTTCGATTCAATCTTTGATGGACCCTTGTTCGAATCTAGAGtcttactttaaaaaaaaaaaaaaaaaattacaacatcaaaacgacgtcgttttaatatACGATGCCACTTCATTTAATATGTGTCATCTGAGTTAGCTCTTGActaatatttgttgattttgacTATGAAATAGACACTTTTTTATAATTcggtatgaaatttgaattttatttgagtatAAGTAAAAATTGGCACCGAAAGTTTGTACAAGTATAAATTGACACTTGTGACATTGTACAAATAGACGTTTCTGTTCACATACATCATTCATCGTACATTGTAGATTATTTCTAGTTATTGTAATTACAAATCACATCTTGTTTTGTGGTTTCACTCAAGCCTCTcatcaattaaaaataacattctatgccaaaaaaaaaaaaaagtcgttggtaaaatgtgtaatttacgaaaagaaataaaaccaTTCTACTGCGAAGAACAACAAAAGCATCTCTTCTTCGATAAGAGTGAAGTGagtcaaaatcaaatcaacaaaactctcaatTGATCGAAACTCTCGTATTCCATCATCACCATCCTCTCTTTCAAATCAGCAACAGCGAGAGTTGCTtatctctccatctctctctctctcgaaagcattaaactttgaaaaaaaaatcccaaaaataagGGTATTCcagcttcattttttttcaaaaatgaaaaCCCCAATAAGAGTTTTTACCATTGGAgaagaataatataattaaccttctaaaaattcttattttttaaaagtacacactttaatcttataaaattataagagGCTCAAAATAATAACTTATTCGGTTTTTTATGCCAGCCTAAAACCCATTTTATTTTGCTGAACGAAAGACTGCCAACAAGATAAAATAATCATGTTGTCTGGCCAACaaataacatattataataatataataacttgtCCGCAAAGCtatcatgtaaataaataagtaaTGTAATAGAATATCCATTTGGTTACAGAATTCATAATTCATATCAACGATTAGTTCATGATATGGGGAGGGTCAATATCAATAACCCAAGAGTCAGGGGAGTCCACATTGATGACTCAATCAGGAGGATCAATATCAATGATCCATGATCCAGGACATGTTTCGTTCTTCTTTCGaacattctcttcttccttggaTAGCAACGTTGGATACGTGAATCCACTCAGAAGAGGCTGTGGATATGGATAATACATATATGGATAGAATGGGTCATTTACACACCCAGGATCAGGAGGGGTGAGACACACAATCATTATTTCAATGGAAACTTTCAAGTTTCCATCTTTACCAATTGTTTTGCCATGACTAGATCGAACACGAACATATTTCTCTCCGTTTTCTTCGTTTGCACCTACTATAGTGACTGCGTGCATGCCCGTGAATGTTGAAAGCTGAGCAGTGGGACCTTGGAATAATTCCTgcaatcataaattaattaacatcaATATAAAACGAAGCTAGTATGTTAAATATACAACTTACATCGTTGTAtttaaactaaaaccaaacaaaaaaaaaaaaccttacatCTTTGATATTTGCATATTCTGGGCTGAAAAGAGGTATACCGCCTGCAACTGGATGTtcaagtaaaactacaagagcATCTTCAATTGTCTTTAGTTGTACCGCTTCGCGGATGTAACCAAGTCGTACAGGATTACGCGGAGGTACATCCTTTTCACAATGGTCCCGATGAAATGGCCGAGCTTCTTCTCGTTGGATCCCAGCTCTACTCACGTATTCTAATCCTTTGTGCACATACCATGGATAACAATAGTGTGGTCCTCCTTTCTGAGCACGTTTTTCAGGATTTGTGAAGTCCACTATGTCTTGTAGAGAGTATTCGGTTTTCACCGTGTCATACTTCTTGAGGTATCTTATAGCACTCACCATCTCAGCTGCGACAAGTGCCCAACATACAACtgtgaaagaaagaaattagTAAAACCATAAACtgttaatgattttttgttaCTTGCAATATTggaatttaatgttaaaattaattGTATCAATTTATAGAGTTACCGTGGGTTCCTTGATCTTTCACAGGGCCCATAAGTTCTAACCATTTATCGTCCATTTTCCAAAATAaaccacaatatatatatatatatatatatataattttgaagttAATCAAAATAATAGATTTACGCCGCATAAAAAGTTTAACGTCCACATACCTTGCTTTTTTTCCAACATGCATACAGAAGTGGCAGTTTGGTTTCGTTATGCAAACCTTTAACAATCGTGATATCGGATTCTGGTTTTGTtgctaatattaattttaactGATAGACAGGGACATAATTGAAGATTTCATGAACATTTTTCCATAAGTCTTCTGTCATCTGCATTGTTGCTACATTTTCATTGTAGAGACACGCCAATAAACGAGGAAACATTTCCATCCGGATGATAAAGTTTCCCTGTACACGAAACATAAATAGATTAAACTTTCATTTATAATtgcataatataataaaaatcatatatataagatttcaaaataaaataaagtaagacTTACGTTAGTTGAAGTAGTCATAACTAGGGAATTAAGTTATCTATTATCTCTTGACAGAAACGGTTGTGAGCTGcttataattattaacaaacacaacagaaaaaaaaggattagtTAAGTGACTGCAATTTTTATCATACATCATTTTTGAAGA from the Camelina sativa cultivar DH55 chromosome 12, Cs, whole genome shotgun sequence genome contains:
- the LOC104733462 gene encoding cathepsin R-like, with translation MDDKWLELMGPVKDQGTHVVCWALVAAEMVSAIRYLKKYDTVKTEYSLQDIVDFTNPEKRAQKGGPHYCYPWYVHKGLEYVSRAGIQREEARPFHRDHCEKDVPPRNPVRLGYIREAVQLKTIEDALVVLLEHPVAGGIPLFSPEYANIKDELFQGPTAQLSTFTGMHAVTIVGANEENGEKYVRVRSSHGKTIGKDGNLKVSIEIMIVCLTPPDPGCVNDPFYPYMYYPYPQPLLSGFTYPTLLSKEEENVRKKNETCPGSWIIDIDPPD